One Paraburkholderia flagellata genomic window carries:
- a CDS encoding RrF2 family transcriptional regulator encodes MSHISTGVEYGLHCLLYLAGTPAGVREASVRDLAEMQGVPVDYAAKLFTRLAKAGIVESTEGIRGGFRLAKSARNISVLDVVDAIDGEKALFDCREVRGQCAVFNDEPPTWATRGTCSIHAVMQGAERAMRAELKQHSLADLATRAYSKAPASYHHHVVDWFAERAANRRG; translated from the coding sequence ATGTCACATATCAGCACGGGCGTCGAATACGGATTGCATTGCCTGCTTTATCTTGCCGGCACGCCTGCTGGCGTACGTGAGGCGAGCGTGCGCGACCTGGCGGAAATGCAGGGTGTGCCGGTCGACTACGCCGCCAAGCTCTTCACGCGGCTCGCCAAAGCTGGCATCGTCGAGTCGACCGAAGGCATACGCGGTGGTTTCAGGCTCGCGAAATCCGCGCGGAATATTTCGGTGCTGGACGTGGTGGACGCCATCGACGGCGAGAAGGCGCTCTTCGACTGTCGCGAGGTGCGCGGCCAGTGTGCGGTTTTCAACGACGAACCGCCCACGTGGGCCACACGCGGCACCTGCTCGATACATGCCGTGATGCAGGGCGCCGAGCGCGCCATGCGTGCGGAGCTCAAGCAACACTCGCTTGCCGATCTCGCTACTCGCGCGTATTCAAAGGCGCCCGCCAGCTATCACCATCATGTGGTGGACTGGTTTGCGGAACGCGCCGCCAATCGTCGCGGATAG
- a CDS encoding BON domain-containing protein, whose amino-acid sequence MNRNGANGTIGPMVFVAIASCAACANSANAQTGVNELAGVAVQRVSASTPGSRPDTSVVRDVRRALRRVPDLDDSDIHIRVSRGVVTLTGSVPETWQISRAANAARSVLGVTAVTNRLKAQKEDAAASE is encoded by the coding sequence ATGAACAGAAACGGTGCGAACGGCACGATCGGCCCGATGGTGTTTGTTGCTATTGCGAGCTGCGCTGCCTGTGCGAACAGCGCGAACGCGCAAACCGGCGTGAACGAGCTGGCCGGTGTGGCCGTGCAAAGAGTATCGGCATCGACGCCCGGTAGCCGGCCGGATACCTCGGTGGTGCGTGACGTTCGCCGCGCCCTCAGGCGCGTTCCGGATCTCGACGATTCGGACATTCACATTCGGGTTAGCCGTGGCGTCGTCACACTCACGGGTTCGGTGCCAGAGACCTGGCAGATCTCGCGGGCTGCCAATGCAGCAAGATCGGTTCTGGGTGTGACGGCCGTGACGAACCGGTTGAAAGCGCAGAAAGAGGATGCCGCGGCCAGCGAATAG
- a CDS encoding FAD-dependent oxidoreductase, which yields METSIAIIGAGLGGLMLARVLHVHGIASTIFESEASAHARSQGGMLDIHENNGQFALKSAGLFDRFLEIVHPGGQATRVLDKHGRVLYEQPDDGTGGRPEVPRGALRRILLESLPAGTVRWGHKVIAVSVLGGGRHVATFANGSTATTDLLVGADGAWSKVRPLLSDANPAYVGTVFVETYLFDCDSRHKASAEAVGEGAMFALAPGKGIVAHREPGGVLHTYVQLNQSKDWIDSIDQSDPAVVAATVAKAFDGWAPELTALITDGETPPVFRPIHALPDEHKWPRTPGVTLLGDAAHLMIPSGEGANLAMFDGAELASAIATHPGDMEAALLAYESTLFPSSACEAAAAKEVLNVCLGDDSPRSLVDFFVSHQP from the coding sequence ATGGAGACATCGATTGCAATCATCGGTGCGGGCCTCGGCGGACTCATGCTTGCGCGGGTTCTCCACGTTCACGGTATTGCTTCGACGATCTTTGAGTCGGAAGCCTCGGCGCATGCACGATCGCAGGGCGGCATGCTCGATATCCACGAGAACAACGGGCAGTTCGCACTCAAGTCGGCGGGACTCTTCGACCGCTTCCTCGAGATCGTCCATCCCGGCGGTCAGGCGACGCGGGTTCTCGACAAGCATGGCCGGGTTCTTTACGAGCAACCGGACGATGGTACAGGCGGACGACCCGAAGTCCCTCGTGGCGCATTGCGGCGGATCCTGCTCGAATCGCTCCCTGCCGGCACGGTGCGGTGGGGACATAAAGTCATCGCGGTGTCTGTGCTCGGCGGTGGCCGGCACGTTGCGACCTTTGCTAACGGCTCCACCGCGACGACCGACCTTCTAGTGGGCGCCGATGGGGCGTGGTCGAAAGTCCGCCCGCTTCTATCGGACGCGAATCCGGCCTACGTCGGCACTGTGTTCGTCGAGACGTATCTGTTCGATTGCGACTCGCGTCACAAGGCGAGCGCCGAAGCGGTTGGCGAAGGCGCAATGTTTGCGCTCGCGCCGGGCAAAGGCATCGTCGCGCATCGCGAGCCGGGCGGCGTGCTGCACACGTACGTACAACTGAATCAGTCGAAAGACTGGATCGACAGCATCGACCAGTCCGACCCGGCAGTCGTTGCGGCCACGGTTGCGAAAGCGTTCGATGGCTGGGCGCCGGAACTGACTGCGCTCATCACCGATGGCGAAACGCCTCCCGTGTTCCGCCCGATTCATGCACTCCCTGACGAGCACAAATGGCCGCGCACACCTGGCGTGACGTTGCTTGGCGATGCAGCGCACTTGATGATCCCGTCTGGTGAAGGGGCCAACCTGGCCATGTTCGACGGCGCCGAACTCGCGAGCGCCATTGCTACGCATCCCGGCGACATGGAAGCCGCGCTCCTTGCGTACGAGTCAACACTTTTCCCTAGCAGTGCGTGCGAAGCGGCGGCGGCAAAAGAGGTGCTCAATGTTTGTCTCGGAGACGATTCGCCGCGTAGTCTGGTCGACTTCTTTGTGTCCCATCAACCATAG
- a CDS encoding NAD(P)/FAD-dependent oxidoreductase, which yields MSKRILVIGAGFAGMWSALSAARLLDEQGRTDVEITLVAPDPHLHVRPRLYEEGPANFRAPLTEIFEATGVTFIQGTVERIHVARRAVDLTGVDGQSSTLGYDRLVLATGSRLFRPSIPGLAEHTFSVDQTDEAVELEVHIQSLASQPDSPARNTVVVAGGGFTGIETAAEMPARLRAALGEHANVKVIIVERNGEIGPDLGAGPRPVIEEALGSLGVSWKLGSGVASVDAGGVTTADGERIESHTVIWTAGLRASTLTAQIPGRLDGTGRLHVDRNLAVEGVPGVYATGDVARAATDDEGNHTMMSCQHAMNLGRSAGHNVAADLLGLDQIPYSQPKYVTCLDLGPWGAVYTEGWEREVKLQGAEAKKLKHQINSEWIYPPRADREQALAAADPLRIVVA from the coding sequence ATGTCGAAGCGTATTCTTGTTATTGGGGCCGGCTTCGCCGGCATGTGGAGCGCGCTGAGCGCGGCTCGGCTGCTCGATGAGCAAGGACGCACGGACGTGGAGATCACGCTGGTCGCACCCGACCCGCACCTGCATGTCCGTCCGCGTCTGTACGAAGAGGGCCCTGCGAACTTCAGGGCGCCGCTCACGGAGATCTTCGAGGCGACCGGCGTCACGTTCATACAGGGCACGGTCGAGCGCATTCACGTGGCGCGTCGCGCGGTGGATCTGACCGGCGTGGACGGCCAGTCCTCTACGCTCGGCTATGACCGCCTCGTGCTGGCGACCGGTAGCCGGCTGTTCCGCCCGTCGATTCCGGGCCTGGCCGAACACACCTTCAGCGTGGATCAGACCGACGAAGCGGTCGAACTGGAAGTGCACATCCAGAGTCTGGCCAGCCAGCCGGACTCGCCCGCGCGCAATACCGTGGTGGTGGCGGGCGGCGGATTCACCGGCATCGAGACCGCCGCGGAAATGCCAGCACGCCTGCGCGCGGCGCTGGGCGAGCACGCAAATGTGAAGGTGATCATCGTCGAGCGCAACGGTGAGATCGGCCCCGACCTCGGCGCGGGCCCGCGTCCCGTTATCGAAGAGGCGCTGGGCTCGCTCGGCGTGTCCTGGAAGCTCGGCTCGGGTGTGGCTTCAGTGGACGCCGGAGGCGTCACGACAGCGGACGGTGAGCGCATCGAATCGCATACGGTGATCTGGACAGCCGGGCTGCGCGCAAGCACGTTGACCGCGCAGATTCCAGGCAGGCTCGATGGAACGGGGCGTCTTCACGTCGATCGTAACCTCGCGGTGGAGGGTGTACCCGGTGTCTACGCAACGGGCGACGTCGCCCGCGCGGCCACCGACGACGAAGGCAATCACACGATGATGTCGTGTCAGCACGCGATGAATCTGGGGCGCTCGGCAGGCCATAACGTCGCGGCCGATCTGCTCGGCCTCGATCAGATTCCGTATAGTCAGCCGAAGTACGTGACGTGTCTGGATCTGGGCCCGTGGGGCGCGGTCTATACGGAAGGGTGGGAGCGCGAGGTGAAGTTGCAGGGCGCCGAGGCGAAGAAGCTCAAGCACCAGATCAACTCCGAGTGGATCTACCCGCCTCGCGCGGACCGTGAGCAGGCGCTCGCCGCCGCAGATCCGCTTCGCATCGTGGTCGCCTGA
- the phaP gene encoding TIGR01841 family phasin (Members of this family are phasins (small proteins associated with inclusions such as PHA granules). Note that several different families of phasins have been named PhaP despite very little sequence similarity to each other.) encodes MPNQKFAGAESGSWAANFTTVTGHLFDGFCELARLNLATCRSIFAGSREHLEGVLSAQTPEQFVRNQADILPWVASQAAGYTRACMEIASDTATKLR; translated from the coding sequence ATGCCTAATCAAAAATTCGCGGGCGCGGAAAGCGGATCGTGGGCCGCAAATTTCACTACAGTGACTGGTCATCTGTTCGATGGATTTTGTGAACTGGCGCGCCTGAATCTCGCGACTTGCAGGTCGATATTCGCTGGTTCGCGAGAACACCTCGAAGGCGTGTTGTCCGCGCAGACGCCGGAGCAATTTGTCCGCAACCAGGCCGATATATTGCCTTGGGTCGCTTCGCAGGCGGCTGGCTACACGCGCGCATGCATGGAAATCGCATCGGACACTGCGACGAAGCTGAGGTAG